A genome region from Prochlorococcus marinus CUG1417 includes the following:
- the holA gene encoding DNA polymerase III subunit delta, whose translation MPIQILWGNDLNAQNTFIRKLIDKEVSKEWKAINVTNLNGEDDEQVKKAFDEVLTPPFGDGYRIVTLKNNPIFNAKNENLTSKFQKIHNNIPQNTYFVLQNTKKPDSRLKSTKFLQKLIKNNLAKEKSFSLPEIWDYEGQKRFLEDTANEMSIKIDKNAAELIIESVGNDSFKLINELAKAKTYLTAVASDSNSQLFLKSIDVKKIFCDHRSNIFKIIDLLLQKNINESLIEINYSLQKGEPALRLNAGLISQIRIHTIVKLAVNSGSDNAEKICNLSGISNPKRIFLVRRKVKNISQKYLINLMSNLLDIESLLKQGNNPMNVFTENLINLS comes from the coding sequence ATGCCAATACAAATATTATGGGGTAATGATCTAAATGCTCAAAATACATTTATTCGGAAATTAATTGATAAGGAAGTATCCAAAGAATGGAAAGCAATAAACGTAACTAATCTAAATGGAGAAGATGATGAACAAGTAAAAAAAGCTTTTGATGAGGTTCTTACACCTCCTTTTGGAGATGGATACAGAATAGTTACATTGAAAAATAATCCAATTTTTAATGCAAAAAATGAAAATCTAACAAGTAAATTTCAAAAAATCCATAACAATATACCTCAAAATACTTATTTCGTTTTACAAAATACAAAAAAACCAGACTCAAGACTAAAGAGTACTAAATTTTTACAAAAACTTATCAAAAATAATTTAGCCAAAGAAAAATCATTTTCTTTACCAGAAATCTGGGACTATGAGGGACAAAAAAGATTCTTAGAAGATACAGCAAATGAAATGAGTATCAAAATTGATAAAAATGCAGCTGAATTAATTATTGAATCTGTTGGGAATGATAGCTTTAAACTAATAAATGAATTAGCTAAGGCAAAAACATACCTAACAGCAGTCGCAAGTGATTCGAATTCACAACTTTTTCTTAAAAGTATTGATGTAAAAAAAATATTTTGTGATCATCGATCCAACATTTTCAAAATCATTGATCTTCTCTTACAAAAAAACATTAATGAAAGCCTCATCGAAATAAATTATTCCTTACAGAAGGGAGAACCTGCTTTAAGATTAAATGCAGGCTTAATTAGTCAAATCAGAATTCATACCATTGTAAAATTAGCAGTTAATTCAGGAAGTGATAATGCAGAAAAGATTTGTAATCTTTCGGGAATTTCTAATCCAAAAAGAATTTTTCTCGTTCGAAGGAAAGTAAAAAACATATCGCAAAAATATTTAATTAATTTAATGAGTAACTTATTAGATATTGAATCATTACTAAAACAAGGTAATAATCCTATGAATGTTTTTACCGAGAATTTAATAAATTTAAGTTAA
- the ribH gene encoding 6,7-dimethyl-8-ribityllumazine synthase yields the protein MAIFEGTFTNASTLKVGIVIARFNDLITNKILSGCLDCLKRHGLDTSELSNQVDIVWVPGSFELPIAAKTLMKKKSYDVVIALGAVIRGETSHYDVVISEASKGISQVSNENNVPIIFGVLTTDTMQQALERAGIKNNLGWNYALQAIEMGTLIKNLN from the coding sequence ATGGCTATTTTTGAGGGTACTTTTACTAATGCGTCTACTTTAAAAGTTGGGATTGTAATAGCAAGATTTAATGACTTAATTACAAATAAGATTCTATCTGGTTGCCTTGATTGTTTAAAAAGACATGGTTTAGATACTTCTGAATTAAGCAATCAAGTAGATATAGTGTGGGTTCCTGGTTCATTCGAATTACCAATCGCAGCTAAAACCCTTATGAAAAAAAAGAGTTATGACGTCGTAATTGCTCTTGGGGCTGTGATCCGTGGTGAAACTTCCCACTATGATGTAGTTATATCTGAGGCGAGCAAAGGTATTTCACAAGTTTCAAATGAAAATAATGTTCCAATTATTTTTGGAGTTTTAACTACTGATACTATGCAGCAAGCTCTAGAAAGAGCAGGGATTAAAAATAATCTTGGTTGGAATTATGCTTTACAAGCAATTGAGATGGGAACTTTAATTAAAAATTTAAATTAA
- a CDS encoding aspartate kinase, protein MALLVKKFGGTSVGDIKKIQNIASSICQSKEAGNEIVVVVSAMGQTTDDLNCLAKSISKNPNRRELDMLLSTGEQVTIALLSMALNECGIPAISMTGSQVGIITESIHGKARILDIKTERIQNYINQGFVVVVAGFQGTSLSHTGSMEITTLGRGGSDTSAVALSTALGAETCEIYTDVPGVLTTDPRIVPNAKLLEEISCEEMLELASVGASVLHPRAVEIARNYGIKLCVKSSQSDSNGTLLASQIQPLPLKRGSLELTKTVNSLEILENQAIFSLSNIPDRPGIAAQIFEKLSEASINVDLIIQATNDGNNNDITFTVSELEVKKTAEQCELITSQLGGEYNLKTNMTKLSIQGAGIMGRPSVSADLFDTLSQANINVRLIATSEIKVSCVIEINNIPKAIRFISEKFKLSDTQIFINPINEKQDLPEVRGIALDKNQVQVSFRKLPDRPGVAASICLALAENNLLFDTIVQSERISSLKTKDISLTMNKQDREKANLVFEVLTKKLPGSYIEDGPAIAKVSTVGAGMAFKVGTAGKIFRALANQNINIEMIATSEIRTSCIVLEKDCDKAVHAIHNHFELEK, encoded by the coding sequence ATGGCTTTACTAGTAAAAAAATTTGGCGGTACTTCTGTCGGTGATATTAAAAAAATTCAAAATATTGCAAGTAGCATTTGTCAAAGTAAAGAGGCAGGAAACGAAATTGTCGTGGTTGTATCTGCAATGGGGCAAACCACAGACGATTTAAATTGTTTAGCGAAATCAATTAGTAAAAATCCCAATCGAAGAGAATTGGATATGCTTCTCTCAACTGGAGAGCAAGTAACCATAGCTCTTCTATCAATGGCATTAAACGAATGCGGAATACCTGCAATTTCAATGACCGGTAGCCAGGTTGGAATCATTACTGAATCAATACATGGGAAAGCGAGAATTCTCGATATTAAAACAGAGAGAATCCAGAACTATATAAACCAAGGTTTTGTAGTTGTCGTTGCTGGATTTCAAGGAACATCATTAAGTCATACGGGATCAATGGAAATTACAACTCTTGGTAGAGGTGGTTCAGATACCTCCGCTGTAGCATTATCAACAGCTTTAGGAGCTGAAACTTGCGAAATTTATACAGATGTTCCAGGGGTTCTTACTACTGATCCAAGAATTGTACCTAATGCAAAACTCTTAGAAGAAATTAGCTGTGAAGAAATGCTTGAGCTTGCAAGCGTTGGTGCTTCAGTTCTGCATCCAAGAGCAGTAGAAATTGCTCGCAATTATGGAATTAAATTGTGCGTCAAATCAAGCCAAAGTGACTCAAATGGTACTCTCCTGGCGAGTCAAATCCAACCTCTCCCGCTAAAAAGAGGAAGCTTAGAATTAACAAAAACAGTCAATAGTCTTGAAATATTAGAAAACCAAGCAATATTCAGTCTCTCAAACATTCCTGATAGGCCTGGGATTGCTGCACAAATATTTGAAAAACTATCAGAAGCAAGTATTAATGTAGATTTAATCATACAAGCTACAAATGATGGAAATAATAACGATATTACATTTACTGTTAGTGAATTAGAAGTTAAAAAAACTGCAGAACAATGTGAACTTATAACTAGTCAATTAGGAGGAGAATACAATTTAAAAACAAACATGACTAAATTGAGTATTCAAGGAGCAGGCATTATGGGTAGACCAAGTGTTTCGGCCGATTTATTTGATACTTTATCTCAAGCAAATATAAATGTCAGATTAATAGCTACTAGTGAAATTAAAGTCAGCTGCGTAATTGAAATTAATAATATACCAAAAGCTATTAGATTTATTTCTGAGAAATTTAAGTTATCCGATACACAAATATTTATTAATCCCATCAACGAAAAACAAGATCTACCTGAAGTGAGAGGGATTGCATTAGATAAAAACCAAGTTCAAGTAAGTTTTCGAAAACTACCTGATCGTCCAGGTGTAGCAGCATCAATATGTTTAGCATTAGCTGAAAATAATTTACTTTTCGATACGATCGTGCAGTCTGAAAGAATTTCCTCTCTAAAAACTAAGGATATTAGTCTTACAATGAATAAGCAGGATAGAGAAAAAGCTAACTTGGTTTTTGAGGTCTTAACAAAGAAATTACCCGGTTCATACATTGAAGATGGTCCTGCAATAGCCAAAGTAAGTACTGTTGGAGCGGGAATGGCATTTAAAGTTGGAACTGCTGGAAAAATATTTAGAGCACTGGCTAACCAAAATATCAATATTGAAATGATTGCCACTAGTGAAATTAGGACTTCGTGTATTGTCTTAGAAAAAGATTGTGACAAAGCAGTTCATGCGATTCATAATCATTTCGAATTAGAAAAATAA
- the mutS gene encoding DNA mismatch repair protein MutS: MQEDTIIQKNLFAISNENNDQKEITKIPEDLSLEDLKKESQKRPRQRKNSTNLINKFKTDLISNNKNICINEESYSYKTVSKLKLTPVIKHYVTLKEENKDRLLLYRLGDFFECFFEDAVLISNLLEITLTSKDAGKEIGKIPMAGVPYHAMERYCADLIKKNYSVVICDQLEKSSGNYGTPIKRGITRIITPGTVIEEGMLIAKKNNWITAIYLSEGNSNEFYEWGISKADVSTGELITLEGQSLSKLFDEIIKLDSSEIIVGSNEVRNLLIKGNSQITYTVSEETNFGINEANYLIKNYFQIANLEGIGLKNLKNATRSLGGLLSYLEKINPSDFDKDSSVKISLDFPQIQFGNNKLIIDYQTQKNLEIKNTQRENNYVGSLLWSIDRTYTCMGARCLRRWIDSPLLNLNEIYKRQNIITNFIESKQLRIDTQNLLRAMGDLERLAGRACAGHASPRDLIAIAEGLKKLPRLKSIIELFKYDLPDWTDQLKNIDEGLLELADTISFKLIENPPLNISEGGMIHDGVDHILDGLRNLMDDYSEWLNKEELKERKISKISNLKIQFHKNFGYYISINKSKVNLAPQHWIKRQTLTNEERYITSEIKSKENKIFQIKTRASSREYEIFCELRNIVAEKTKQIRSIAKSIASLDALLGLSITSVENNFIKPSLIPINDSMTKNSTKIIAGRNPIVEQLLNEKKFIANDISFEENQKLIILTGPNASGKSCFIRQLGLIQILAQIGSFVPATNAEIKIADRIFTRIGAVDDQSSGQSTFMVEMSETASILNQATSSSLVLLDEIGRGTSTFDGLSIAWSVSEYLAKKIKCNTIFATHYHELNYLKNSNKNIQNFQVLVEQNKDQLIFSHRIVKGGSNKSYGIEAAKLAGVPKEVIEKAKSVLNSLENNNKLNKNID, translated from the coding sequence ATGCAAGAAGATACGATAATTCAAAAGAATTTATTTGCAATTAGTAATGAAAATAATGACCAAAAAGAAATAACAAAAATTCCAGAAGATTTATCTTTGGAAGATTTAAAAAAAGAATCGCAAAAAAGACCTAGACAAAGAAAAAATTCAACTAATTTAATAAATAAATTCAAGACTGATTTAATTTCAAATAACAAAAATATTTGCATCAATGAAGAATCTTATAGCTATAAAACAGTTTCAAAACTGAAATTAACTCCTGTAATAAAGCATTATGTCACTCTAAAAGAGGAAAATAAGGATAGGTTATTACTTTATAGATTAGGAGATTTTTTTGAATGTTTTTTTGAAGACGCTGTATTAATATCTAACCTTTTAGAAATAACTCTTACCAGTAAAGATGCTGGCAAAGAGATTGGTAAGATCCCTATGGCAGGCGTTCCCTATCATGCAATGGAGAGATACTGTGCTGATTTAATTAAAAAAAATTATTCTGTGGTTATATGCGACCAATTAGAAAAAAGTTCTGGAAATTATGGTACTCCAATTAAAAGAGGAATAACAAGAATAATAACTCCAGGAACGGTTATTGAAGAGGGGATGTTGATTGCAAAGAAAAATAATTGGATTACTGCTATTTACTTATCAGAAGGAAACTCAAATGAATTTTATGAATGGGGCATATCAAAAGCTGATGTAAGTACAGGAGAATTAATAACTTTAGAAGGCCAATCTCTATCAAAACTATTTGATGAAATTATTAAATTAGATTCTTCAGAAATCATTGTAGGAAGCAATGAAGTAAGAAATTTATTAATCAAAGGTAATAGTCAAATTACATACACTGTTTCAGAAGAGACTAACTTTGGCATTAATGAAGCAAATTATCTAATAAAAAATTATTTCCAAATTGCAAACCTAGAAGGAATAGGACTTAAAAATTTAAAAAATGCGACTAGATCACTTGGAGGTTTATTAAGTTATTTAGAAAAAATTAATCCTTCAGATTTTGATAAAGATTCTTCTGTAAAAATTTCATTAGACTTTCCACAAATTCAATTTGGTAACAACAAATTAATTATTGATTATCAAACTCAAAAAAACTTAGAAATCAAAAATACACAACGAGAAAACAACTATGTAGGTTCGCTACTATGGAGTATTGATAGAACTTATACTTGCATGGGCGCAAGGTGTTTAAGAAGGTGGATAGATTCACCCCTATTAAACCTTAATGAAATTTATAAAAGACAAAATATAATTACAAACTTTATTGAATCTAAACAATTACGTATTGATACCCAAAATTTACTTAGAGCAATGGGGGATTTAGAAAGACTTGCAGGTAGAGCTTGTGCAGGTCATGCAAGTCCCAGAGACTTAATTGCAATAGCTGAAGGTTTAAAAAAATTGCCTAGACTAAAATCCATAATTGAATTATTCAAATATGATCTCCCAGATTGGACTGATCAATTAAAAAATATTGATGAAGGACTCTTAGAATTAGCTGATACTATAAGTTTTAAACTGATAGAAAATCCTCCTCTGAATATTAGTGAAGGAGGCATGATCCACGATGGTGTTGACCATATATTAGATGGTTTACGCAATTTAATGGATGATTACTCTGAGTGGCTAAATAAAGAGGAATTAAAAGAAAGGAAAATTAGCAAAATTTCAAACCTAAAAATTCAATTTCATAAAAATTTTGGTTACTACATTTCTATAAATAAGTCAAAAGTTAATTTAGCTCCCCAACATTGGATCAAAAGACAAACACTTACTAATGAAGAGAGGTATATCACTTCAGAAATTAAAAGTAAAGAAAATAAGATTTTCCAAATAAAAACTAGAGCTTCATCGAGAGAATATGAAATTTTCTGCGAATTAAGAAATATAGTTGCTGAAAAAACAAAACAAATAAGATCAATCGCAAAATCCATAGCATCTCTTGATGCATTGCTTGGTTTATCAATTACTTCAGTAGAAAACAATTTTATAAAACCTTCGTTAATACCAATAAATGATTCAATGACAAAAAATAGTACAAAAATAATCGCAGGAAGAAATCCAATTGTAGAGCAATTATTAAATGAAAAAAAGTTTATAGCAAACGATATCTCTTTTGAGGAAAATCAAAAATTAATTATATTAACCGGTCCCAATGCAAGCGGAAAAAGTTGCTTTATAAGGCAACTTGGTTTAATACAAATTCTCGCACAAATTGGTAGCTTTGTTCCTGCTACTAATGCTGAAATCAAGATTGCAGATAGAATTTTTACAAGAATTGGGGCGGTTGATGATCAATCATCTGGGCAATCAACATTTATGGTGGAAATGTCTGAAACTGCATCAATTCTAAATCAGGCAACTTCTAGCTCACTAGTTTTACTTGATGAGATAGGTAGAGGAACATCTACTTTTGATGGCCTTTCAATAGCTTGGTCTGTAAGCGAGTATCTTGCAAAAAAAATTAAATGTAACACTATTTTTGCTACACACTATCATGAGCTGAATTATTTAAAAAATTCAAATAAGAATATACAAAATTTTCAAGTATTAGTAGAACAAAATAAAGATCAGCTAATTTTTAGTCACAGGATTGTTAAAGGGGGCTCAAACAAAAGCTATGGTATAGAAGCAGCTAAATTAGCAGGAGTTCCAAAAGAAGTTATAGAAAAAGCAAAATCAGTTTTAAATTCTTTAGAAAATAACAACAAGTTAAATAAAAATATTGATTAG
- a CDS encoding DUF561 domain-containing protein → MSLINLLPQKIKEELRSKSLLKVISGLNNFDVQSVKIIVEAASLGGADLVDIACKPELVDLALKNSTLPVCVSSVVPRSFQDCVKAGASLIEIGNYDTFYEKGIYFSDKKVLNITKETRDLLPNFPLSVTVPHTMPIDKQVDLAVKLVEEGVDIIQTEGGTSSAPYSPGIQGFFEKSVPTLAATYAIHQEFKKQSLNIPIMSASGLSQVTCPLAISSGASAVGVGSVVNKLDDLISMIAVVRGLKESLKNSIIGEKIS, encoded by the coding sequence ATGAGTCTGATTAATCTTTTGCCACAAAAAATCAAAGAAGAGTTAAGAAGCAAATCCTTACTCAAAGTTATTTCAGGATTGAATAATTTCGATGTTCAGTCTGTGAAAATAATTGTTGAGGCTGCTTCATTAGGAGGGGCAGATCTTGTCGATATTGCTTGTAAACCTGAACTCGTTGATTTAGCACTTAAGAATTCAACACTACCCGTTTGTGTTAGTTCAGTAGTGCCTAGATCTTTTCAAGATTGTGTAAAAGCAGGAGCATCATTAATTGAGATAGGAAATTACGATACTTTTTATGAAAAAGGCATTTATTTTTCAGATAAAAAAGTTTTAAACATTACAAAAGAGACGAGGGATTTATTGCCTAATTTTCCTTTATCAGTAACTGTTCCTCATACTATGCCTATTGATAAACAAGTTGATCTTGCTGTAAAGCTAGTGGAAGAAGGCGTTGATATTATTCAAACAGAAGGTGGTACTAGTTCTGCTCCTTACTCTCCAGGGATTCAAGGTTTTTTTGAAAAATCAGTACCAACTCTTGCAGCTACCTATGCTATTCATCAAGAATTTAAGAAACAATCTCTGAATATACCAATCATGAGTGCCTCTGGATTAAGCCAAGTAACTTGTCCACTAGCAATATCTTCTGGAGCCTCAGCAGTTGGCGTTGGATCTGTGGTTAATAAATTAGATGATTTAATATCAATGATTGCGGTTGTTAGGGGCTTAAAAGAATCTTTGAAAAATTCAATAATTGGAGAAAAAATTTCTTAG
- a CDS encoding precorrin-8X methylmutase translates to MVIDHPIFLESIRFIRSHVGENDLNYLENKVLERLIHTSGDFSVQNLLEFSEGACKKGLQALKNGAPILTDTDMAAAAIKSMAENTNRNKVFSARSWFQENKEAKLTKTAYGLTEGWKELSVQNSGIKSPIVVIGSSPTALTYLIDILDNAKDFPSLIIGMPVGFIGVEKSKNKLISTDLPRIVLNSTRGGAAMAAAAVNALLRESI, encoded by the coding sequence ATGGTTATTGATCATCCAATTTTTTTGGAAAGCATCAGATTTATAAGATCTCATGTAGGAGAAAATGATCTAAATTATTTGGAAAATAAAGTTTTAGAAAGATTAATTCATACTTCAGGAGATTTTTCTGTTCAAAATCTTCTTGAGTTTAGTGAAGGTGCCTGTAAAAAGGGCCTTCAGGCGCTTAAAAATGGAGCTCCTATTTTAACTGATACCGATATGGCAGCAGCAGCTATAAAATCAATGGCAGAAAATACTAATAGGAATAAAGTCTTTTCAGCAAGAAGTTGGTTTCAAGAGAATAAAGAGGCAAAATTAACTAAAACTGCATATGGCTTAACTGAAGGTTGGAAAGAATTATCTGTTCAAAATTCTGGGATAAAATCACCTATTGTAGTTATTGGCAGTTCGCCAACAGCCTTAACGTATTTGATTGATATCTTAGATAATGCAAAAGATTTCCCTAGTTTAATTATTGGAATGCCCGTCGGATTTATTGGAGTAGAAAAAAGCAAAAACAAATTGATTTCTACAGATCTTCCTAGAATTGTTTTGAATTCAACTCGAGGAGGTGCTGCTATGGCAGCTGCTGCTGTTAACGCTTTGTTGAGGGAATCTATTTAA
- the tilS gene encoding tRNA lysidine(34) synthetase TilS, whose protein sequence is MTDKKLSQKNWSSWHHQLHKEILTKKIFIPKGSNILISVSGGQDSMALLTLINDLKKLHNWSISVWHGDHQWHEKSSLYALELKDYCEDKNISFSFDQANKESISSEEKAREWRYEKLCERAKTLLNKHKQKHNIYLLTGHTSSDNAETFILNLSRGSNFAGLSNIESKRLIENQIYLIRPILIFSREDTKQFCNDMKIPVWEDPTNSDLKLKRNLVRKKIIPTLEVIYPGCSERINNFSQKMSKYNNERNDLSELAYLYCKDVKGIDRNLLNGMCIEARCTILNRFLKEISAKQCSSKNLTKLATSIYEKNKGQINLQEFLKIVWDKNYINFEKS, encoded by the coding sequence ATGACTGATAAAAAATTAAGTCAGAAAAATTGGTCATCATGGCATCATCAGCTTCATAAGGAGATTCTTACCAAAAAAATATTTATTCCCAAAGGATCCAATATTTTAATAAGTGTATCGGGGGGTCAAGACTCAATGGCCTTATTAACCCTAATTAATGACCTAAAAAAACTACATAATTGGTCTATTAGTGTTTGGCATGGTGATCATCAGTGGCACGAAAAATCATCACTATATGCTCTTGAATTAAAAGATTATTGCGAAGATAAAAATATTTCATTCTCTTTTGATCAAGCAAATAAAGAAAGTATTTCTTCAGAAGAAAAAGCACGAGAATGGCGATATGAAAAATTATGTGAAAGAGCCAAAACTTTATTAAATAAACACAAGCAAAAACATAATATTTATTTGTTAACTGGTCACACGAGTAGTGATAATGCAGAAACATTTATCCTCAATTTATCTAGAGGAAGCAATTTTGCAGGTCTGAGTAATATTGAGAGTAAAAGATTAATAGAAAATCAAATTTATTTAATAAGACCAATATTAATTTTCAGTAGGGAAGATACAAAACAATTTTGCAATGATATGAAGATCCCAGTCTGGGAAGATCCTACAAATTCAGATCTTAAATTAAAAAGAAATTTAGTAAGAAAAAAAATTATTCCTACCTTAGAAGTTATCTATCCTGGTTGTTCTGAAAGGATAAATAATTTTTCCCAAAAAATGAGCAAATACAATAATGAACGTAATGATCTTAGTGAACTAGCTTATTTATATTGTAAAGATGTTAAGGGTATCGATAGGAATCTCCTAAATGGTATGTGTATTGAAGCGAGGTGCACAATTTTAAATAGATTTTTAAAAGAAATATCTGCAAAGCAATGTAGTTCTAAAAATCTGACAAAATTAGCAACTTCAATTTATGAAAAAAATAAAGGTCAAATTAATCTGCAAGAGTTTTTAAAAATTGTTTGGGATAAAAACTATATAAATTTTGAAAAAAGTTAA
- the uvrB gene encoding excinuclease ABC subunit UvrB encodes MNHYKLQAPYEPNGDQPEAIKKLVKGVNNGKQFQTLLGATGTGKTFTIANVIQQTGRPALVLAHNKTLAAQLCNELREFFPKNAVEYFISYYDYYQPEAYVPVSDTYIAKTASINEEIDMLRHSATRSLFERKDVIVVASISCIYGLGIPSEYLKAAVKFEVGKSINLRSSLRSLVENQYTRNDIEITRGRFRIKGDVLEIGPAYEDRLIRIELFGDEVEAIRYVDPTTGEILESLEQVSVYPAKHFVTPKERLESAISAIRSELKTQLDKFTYEGKLLEAQRLEQRTKYDLEMLKEVGYCNGVENYARHLSGREEGSPPECLIDYFPKDWLLVVDESHVTCPQLHAMYNGDQSRKKVLIDHGFRLPSAADNRPLKCEEFWEKSKQTLFISATPGQWELDQCEGEFIEQVIRPTGVLDPVIDVRPSEGQIEDLLSEIRIRAEKNQRVLVTTLTKRMAEDLTDFLSENKVRVRYLHSEIHSIERIEIIQDLRMGEYDVLVGVNLLREGLDLPEVSLVAILDADKEGFLRAERSLIQTIGRAARHVEGVALLYADNFTDSMKRAISETDRRRTIQKKYNQINGITPKPAGKKIENSILSFLELSRKLDAGGLSKDLINIVNNKTDAILNSSDNQCLLEELPDLIEKLEIKMKDAAKELNFEEAANLRDRIKKLRQKLARNN; translated from the coding sequence ATGAACCACTATAAGCTTCAAGCTCCTTACGAACCAAATGGAGATCAACCAGAAGCTATTAAAAAATTAGTTAAAGGCGTAAATAATGGTAAACAGTTTCAGACTCTTTTAGGAGCTACTGGAACTGGTAAAACATTTACCATTGCCAATGTAATTCAACAAACAGGAAGACCAGCACTTGTTTTAGCCCATAACAAAACGTTGGCTGCACAACTATGTAATGAATTAAGGGAATTTTTTCCAAAAAATGCAGTTGAGTACTTCATTTCTTACTACGATTACTATCAACCAGAAGCTTATGTACCTGTAAGTGATACTTACATAGCCAAAACTGCTTCAATTAATGAAGAAATAGATATGCTTAGGCATTCTGCAACACGCTCATTATTTGAAAGAAAAGATGTAATTGTTGTAGCCTCAATAAGTTGTATTTATGGTCTTGGTATACCGAGTGAGTATTTAAAAGCTGCAGTTAAATTTGAAGTGGGAAAATCAATAAATCTACGTTCTTCTTTGAGGTCTCTTGTTGAAAATCAATATACTAGAAATGATATTGAAATTACTAGAGGTAGATTCAGAATTAAAGGTGATGTTTTAGAAATCGGTCCAGCTTATGAAGATAGATTAATAAGAATTGAGTTATTTGGTGATGAAGTCGAGGCTATTAGATATGTTGACCCTACTACAGGAGAAATACTTGAAAGTTTAGAACAAGTTAGCGTTTACCCAGCGAAGCATTTTGTGACTCCAAAAGAAAGACTTGAGAGTGCAATAAGTGCAATTAGAAGTGAATTAAAAACTCAACTCGATAAATTTACATACGAAGGAAAATTATTAGAGGCTCAACGTCTAGAACAACGTACAAAATATGATTTAGAAATGCTTAAAGAGGTTGGTTATTGTAATGGAGTTGAGAATTATGCTCGTCATTTATCAGGGAGGGAGGAAGGTTCACCACCAGAATGCTTAATAGATTACTTTCCCAAAGATTGGTTGTTGGTAGTTGATGAGAGTCATGTAACATGTCCTCAACTTCATGCGATGTACAATGGTGATCAATCTAGAAAAAAAGTGTTAATAGATCATGGTTTTAGATTGCCAAGTGCTGCAGATAATAGACCTTTAAAATGTGAAGAGTTTTGGGAAAAATCAAAACAGACATTATTTATAAGTGCAACTCCTGGTCAATGGGAATTAGATCAATGTGAAGGTGAATTTATTGAGCAAGTTATAAGACCAACTGGGGTATTAGACCCGGTAATTGATGTAAGACCTAGTGAAGGCCAAATAGAAGATCTGTTATCTGAAATAAGAATTCGAGCTGAAAAGAATCAAAGAGTGCTTGTGACGACACTTACTAAGAGAATGGCTGAAGATCTAACTGATTTTTTATCTGAAAATAAAGTAAGAGTTAGATATTTGCATTCCGAAATCCACTCAATTGAGAGAATTGAAATTATTCAAGACCTTAGAATGGGCGAATATGATGTTTTGGTAGGAGTTAATTTATTAAGAGAGGGACTAGATCTTCCAGAAGTATCTTTAGTCGCCATTTTAGATGCTGATAAAGAAGGTTTTCTGAGAGCTGAAAGGTCATTGATTCAAACAATAGGTAGAGCTGCCCGACATGTTGAAGGTGTTGCCTTGCTTTATGCAGATAACTTCACAGATTCAATGAAAAGAGCAATATCTGAAACTGATCGAAGAAGAACTATTCAAAAAAAATATAACCAAATCAATGGTATTACTCCAAAACCTGCAGGCAAAAAAATAGAAAATTCAATATTATCTTTTCTAGAACTTTCCAGAAAACTAGATGCTGGTGGTTTATCTAAAGATTTAATAAATATAGTTAATAACAAAACTGACGCAATTCTCAATTCCAGTGATAATCAATGTTTGCTCGAAGAATTGCCTGACTTAATAGAAAAGTTAGAAATTAAAATGAAAGACGCTGCAAAAGAGTTAAATTTTGAAGAAGCAGCAAATTTGAGGGATAGAATCAAAAAATTAAGACAAAAATTGGCAAGAAACAATTAA
- the psbZ gene encoding photosystem II reaction center protein PsbZ, whose product MQAVNFFFVNALLFASLIAVVGVPVLYVTQPSTEEGQRESRRKIYSIAAVWVVLVFVTGIVSSLV is encoded by the coding sequence ATGCAGGCTGTTAACTTTTTCTTCGTAAATGCTCTATTATTTGCTTCTTTAATTGCGGTAGTTGGAGTACCTGTTTTATATGTGACTCAACCCTCTACTGAGGAAGGACAGCGAGAAAGTAGGAGAAAAATCTATTCTATTGCTGCTGTTTGGGTTGTTTTGGTTTTTGTTACAGGGATAGTTTCTTCATTAGTTTGA